From one Leifsonia soli genomic stretch:
- the leuS gene encoding leucine--tRNA ligase — MNISDLVGRPYAEVIEELETGVQGLWASWNVNAVDLDTSREKRRYVLGMFPYPSGKPHLGHILVYSIADALARLGRFKGEEVLNPLGWDAFGLPAENAAIQNDARPEEWTATNIHDMRQQIYRTGFSFDPTRELNTSSPDFYRWTQWLFLKLYEHGHAYRTLSWVNWDPVDGTVLANEQVIDGRGWRSGAVIERRQMEQWSLRITQFAQELHDGLDELTGWSPRALSAQRSWIGRSEGAEITFAIEGTGHTVDVFSTRPETVFGASSITLAPEHPLTLELVSPEEAAKVSEYIQVSLRKTELDRQTQNTKTGVRLGRNAIHPITGDRIPIFVSDYVLSTYGSGAIMNVPAHDQRDFEFATAHDLPIPFVILPPNGQFPMAKPDRAYTGDGIMTGSGELDGLSNSAASDAAIAMLSERGVGKASVRFRLRDWSIGRQRYWGCPIPMLESPTGEWRPVPYDQLPVRLPTDVVFGVAGARSPLATSEKFRIVQTPEGEILRREVDTMDTFMDSAWYAWRFLAGSTDEAWPLSHADNWMPLDYYVGGLEHASQHLLYFRYISHFLHSIGFTPTREPVRRFLDSGLIKLGGAKMSKSKGNTVSPRDIIADYGADALRLCLLADTPFELDREWNVKTAAAKMKFLSSVWRLGGQIARTTDGRVITEAPNVSDDWSVGALAMLSEFAEAIEAAVDQRRSFHNAVALLHSFFNVIAHLTTEVGESEARAEVLNFIFQSYLKGLGLFAPHVAEALWQATTCGAGSLFSQPWVPHLQVSRSSAEVQLPVQVNGKLLTVVSVAAPSPDEELREVLPDLVGERLSSALEAGHLERVVVARGTDGRPRLVNYVVR; from the coding sequence GTGAACATATCGGACTTAGTAGGACGCCCGTACGCTGAAGTGATCGAAGAGTTGGAGACTGGTGTACAGGGCCTGTGGGCCAGCTGGAACGTCAACGCGGTTGACCTGGACACGAGTCGAGAGAAGCGGCGCTACGTGCTCGGAATGTTTCCGTACCCCTCGGGCAAGCCGCACCTAGGACACATCTTGGTCTACTCGATCGCAGACGCTTTGGCTCGGCTCGGCCGATTCAAAGGGGAAGAGGTATTGAACCCGCTCGGCTGGGACGCTTTTGGTCTGCCAGCCGAGAACGCCGCGATTCAAAACGACGCCCGACCTGAGGAATGGACTGCAACCAACATTCACGACATGCGGCAACAGATCTATCGCACCGGGTTCTCCTTCGACCCCACCCGCGAACTTAACACGTCGTCCCCCGACTTCTACAGGTGGACGCAGTGGCTGTTCCTCAAGCTATACGAACACGGCCACGCCTACCGCACCCTCAGCTGGGTCAACTGGGACCCGGTGGACGGAACTGTGCTAGCCAACGAGCAAGTTATCGACGGCCGTGGTTGGCGCAGCGGAGCAGTCATTGAGCGGCGGCAGATGGAACAGTGGAGCCTCCGCATCACCCAGTTTGCACAAGAGTTGCATGACGGTCTCGATGAGTTGACAGGCTGGTCACCGCGGGCGCTTAGCGCTCAGCGGTCATGGATTGGACGTTCTGAAGGTGCGGAGATCACGTTCGCAATCGAAGGGACAGGTCACACGGTCGATGTCTTCAGCACACGGCCAGAAACAGTCTTCGGGGCGTCGTCGATCACACTTGCCCCCGAACACCCGCTAACCCTGGAACTTGTTAGCCCAGAAGAAGCCGCGAAAGTGAGCGAATACATCCAGGTCTCCCTACGTAAAACAGAACTCGACCGGCAAACCCAGAACACCAAGACGGGCGTCCGACTCGGCCGTAATGCAATTCATCCGATCACCGGTGACCGGATCCCGATCTTCGTCAGCGACTACGTTCTTTCAACGTATGGCTCAGGCGCAATCATGAATGTGCCGGCGCACGACCAACGCGACTTTGAATTCGCGACCGCACACGACCTCCCGATTCCCTTCGTGATCCTTCCTCCGAACGGTCAGTTCCCGATGGCGAAGCCTGACCGGGCGTACACCGGTGATGGGATCATGACCGGATCCGGCGAATTAGATGGCCTGTCGAATTCGGCGGCAAGCGACGCAGCTATCGCAATGCTCAGCGAGCGAGGAGTTGGAAAGGCCAGCGTGCGATTCAGGCTGCGCGACTGGTCAATTGGCCGCCAACGATATTGGGGCTGCCCCATCCCTATGCTGGAGTCGCCCACAGGTGAATGGCGACCCGTACCGTACGATCAGTTGCCGGTGAGATTGCCTACCGATGTCGTATTCGGTGTTGCTGGTGCTCGCTCCCCGCTTGCAACTTCCGAGAAGTTCCGGATAGTACAGACACCGGAAGGCGAGATCCTTCGCCGCGAAGTCGACACAATGGACACCTTCATGGATTCCGCCTGGTATGCGTGGCGTTTCCTCGCTGGCAGCACGGACGAAGCCTGGCCCCTTTCCCACGCCGACAACTGGATGCCCTTGGACTATTACGTCGGTGGATTGGAGCATGCCTCACAGCACTTGCTGTACTTCCGCTACATCTCACACTTCTTGCATTCAATCGGGTTTACGCCGACTCGTGAGCCTGTACGCCGATTCTTGGACAGCGGTTTGATCAAGCTCGGCGGCGCCAAGATGAGTAAGAGCAAAGGCAACACCGTGAGCCCGCGAGACATAATCGCGGATTATGGCGCCGACGCTCTTCGCCTGTGCCTGCTGGCTGATACGCCGTTCGAACTCGACCGGGAGTGGAACGTGAAGACTGCTGCGGCCAAGATGAAGTTCCTGTCTAGCGTTTGGCGATTAGGTGGACAGATCGCACGAACGACGGACGGTCGTGTCATCACGGAGGCACCAAACGTATCCGATGATTGGAGCGTTGGCGCTCTAGCCATGTTGAGCGAATTTGCTGAGGCAATTGAAGCTGCTGTTGATCAGCGACGTTCATTTCACAACGCGGTCGCTCTGCTTCATTCCTTCTTCAACGTGATCGCTCATTTGACGACCGAAGTCGGTGAGTCAGAGGCTCGCGCCGAAGTCCTCAATTTCATCTTCCAGAGCTATCTGAAGGGGCTGGGACTCTTCGCGCCACATGTGGCTGAAGCCCTCTGGCAGGCGACAACGTGTGGGGCTGGAAGCCTGTTCTCTCAACCGTGGGTACCGCACCTCCAGGTGAGCCGAAGCTCAGCTGAGGTTCAACTTCCTGTCCAAGTCAATGGAAAGCTGTTGACCGTGGTATCAGTAGCAGCACCCTCACCGGACGAGGAGCTCCGAGAGGTGCTCCCGGATCTCGTAGGGGAACGGCTATCCTCAGCCCTGGAAGCCGGACACCTCGAGCGTGTCGTTGTCGCGCGTGGGACCGATGGGCGCCCCCGCCTGGTGAATTACGTCGTCAGGTGA
- a CDS encoding sigma-70 family RNA polymerase sigma factor codes for MSNKTLTRQRVDQARDDLDSQERPKRTIRPEANRDDLLFEQQVLPYTDRLYAMALRMTRNQADAEDLVQDTVVKAFAAFPRFKQGTNLRAWLYRILTNTYINTYRKKQKEPYQAALHDLDDFQLGTAGSLTSSAPRSAEAEAIDRLPDSAVKDALESVPENFRMVVYLADVEGFSYQEIADIMKTPLGTVMSRLHRGRRLLRDQLSDYARELGIIKE; via the coding sequence ATGTCGAATAAGACTCTGACCCGACAGCGCGTCGATCAAGCCCGCGATGACCTCGACAGTCAAGAGCGCCCGAAGAGGACGATTAGGCCCGAGGCGAATCGTGATGATTTGTTGTTTGAGCAACAGGTGCTTCCGTACACCGATCGCTTATACGCGATGGCGCTTCGCATGACGCGGAATCAGGCGGACGCTGAGGACCTCGTGCAAGACACGGTTGTGAAGGCATTCGCCGCCTTCCCTCGGTTCAAGCAGGGCACGAACCTCAGAGCCTGGCTCTACCGAATCCTGACGAACACTTATATCAACACATACCGAAAGAAGCAGAAGGAGCCTTACCAAGCCGCTCTCCACGACCTCGACGACTTCCAGCTTGGTACTGCGGGTTCACTAACCTCTTCAGCTCCGAGGTCTGCGGAAGCAGAAGCGATCGATCGCTTACCGGACAGCGCAGTGAAGGATGCGCTTGAGTCCGTACCCGAAAATTTCCGAATGGTCGTGTACCTAGCGGACGTCGAAGGTTTCTCTTACCAGGAGATCGCAGACATCATGAAGACGCCGCTGGGCACTGTGATGAGCCGCTTACACCGCGGCCGCCGGCTCCTACGCGACCAGCTAAGTGACTATGCGCGCGAACTCGGAATTATAAAGGAATAG